The Candidatus Zixiibacteriota bacterium region GCGGGCCGGGGTATATGTACTCTGGATCCTTACCTCTTTGAGAGAGAGAATATGAATAGAATGATATGTCAAGTAATATACATTTTAGATAATAAATTTTAGCCGGACGCCTCCCCGGCATGCCGGTAGATAGTAGCAATAACAGCCAAATCTCCAAAGTGAGAGTTGATCAACATGATCTTATTCTTCTGAGGAATTGTCAGTGTCGAGGATATCTTCGGCCAGGGAAAGCGCTACACCGGAAAGCATAACTTCCACGCCGAGGTTGGTGAAATCGGAGGATATCAGTTCGCGGTTGATATTGGAATAGAGCGAACAGGCGGCCTCTTTTTCGACTACCAGACCGGAGATTTTATCTTCGTTCTCGGAGACGAAAGTAACCTCGCCCAGTTCATCAGAGATTACGAAACCTGAGCAGTTGTGCAGTTGCAGGTGAGCCCCGCCGGCATAGACCACGATCATCGCCCCCGTCTTACGCCGTCCCAGTTCGGTGCGTGGATATATCTCCAGGACCAGAAGGCGCTGGTTCTCATGCGAGGCAACCTTCATACGGTAATGATCGGTATCCCATTCGACTATGTCTGAGCCGATCACCTTGCCAATCTCTTCCACTTTCTCTTTGGGAAAAAGCTCGATCACCTGGTATCTCCGCCGCTTTCTTGCTTTTTGGAATCACCATTTTTTTCCGGCTGATCCAGTTTCTCTATTTCGTCTTTGGTCTCGCGCAGAGAGGATTTGAAATCGCGAATGCCTCTACCCAGCCCCTGGGCAATTTCCGGAATCCGTTTGGCTCCGAAAAGCAGAAGCACCGCCAGAAAGATTAGTATCAGCTCGGTCCAACCCGGCATAAACAGCATAAAAACTCCTTGTTACACCAGACTATATATACCACCAGCGGAAATAGATCAATACCAAAATCATAAAAAGCACGCTCATGAAATTGATCGCCACCTTGAAACCGAAGGTGAAGCTGATGATATAAAAATCGAATCCGACCGCGTCGAAACCGATCGGGATGTTCTTCTCGATAAGTGTTTTGACCGCGCCCTCGGGCAGGTAGGAAGCCACGATGTCGCCAACAAGGCCCCCAACAATTCCCGCCAGGGTCAAAACAAACACTAAAAACAGAATATCTCTGCGCTTCATACAGCCACCTTATCCTGATAATACGTACGAACTGACTCGAAAAGTTTCA contains the following coding sequences:
- the tatA gene encoding twin-arginine translocase TatA/TatE family subunit; this encodes MFMPGWTELILIFLAVLLLFGAKRIPEIAQGLGRGIRDFKSSLRETKDEIEKLDQPEKNGDSKKQESGGDTR
- a CDS encoding DUF4321 domain-containing protein translates to MKRRDILFLVFVLTLAGIVGGLVGDIVASYLPEGAVKTLIEKNIPIGFDAVGFDFYIISFTFGFKVAINFMSVLFMILVLIYFRWWYI